A region from the Corylus avellana chromosome ca7, CavTom2PMs-1.0 genome encodes:
- the LOC132188254 gene encoding probable LRR receptor-like serine/threonine-protein kinase At4g37250: MMSFQSVHLHLWWRILAFVLLVVQSRGLSTDGILLLSFKDSVLSDPLSVLQSWNYNDQTPCSWKGVICSTATRGLANSQYHRVIGLALPNSQLLGSIPANLGMIEHLQNLNLSNNSINGSLPSSLLNSTELNFLDLSNNLISGELPETIDLQNLQFLNLSDNALAGNIPNYLSTLTNLTSVSLKNNYFSGTLPSGFEAVQVLDLSSNLLNGSLPPDFGGASLRYLNISYNRFSGKIPSRFAEKNSGNATIDLSFNNLTGEIPKSVVFMNQASKSFFGNPDLCGEPTNTPCPIPSSPSSPPNVTAPTSRPAIAAIPKTINPTPENLSPGSSQQGRQNGMRPATIIGIVLGDIAGIGILALIFLYVHQLKKKKKKKKNAESALPNEANTAKDDWSSSSSESRGFTRWSCLRKTTEEEEGSEANGSDNEEEHQGGQKGPENQRQQEQEQGKGGTLVSVDGGEKQLEIETLLKASAYILGATGSSIMYKAVLEDGTAFAVRRIGESSVERFKDFENQVRVIAKLVHPNLVRIRGFYWGVDEKLIIYDFVPNGSLANARYRKVGSSPCHLPWEFRLKIAKGVARGLAYLHEKKHVHGNLKPSNILLGSDMEPRIGDFGLERLVSGDTSYKAGVSARNFGSKRSTASRDSFQDLAYGPSPSPSPSSVGVSPYHAPESLRSLKPNQKWDAYAFGVILLELLTGKVVVLDDMSQGSGVLVEDKSRALRMADMAIRAELEGKEEALLACFKLGYSCASPIPHKRPPMKEVLQVLERFPPSFSSSHYYGP; the protein is encoded by the exons ATGATGAGCTTCCAAAGTGTCCATCTCCATTTATGGTGGAGAATTCTTGCATTTGTTCTACTTGTAGTTCAATCTCGTGGGCTTAGCACAGATGgtattttgttgctttctttCAAGGACTCTGTTCTCAGTGACCCCTTATCCGTGCTACAGAGCTGGAACTACAACGACCAGACGCCATGTTCATGGAAAGGAGTGATATGTAGTACTGCAACTCGAGGCTTAGCCAATTCTCAATATCATCGGGTGATCGGCTTGGCTCTTCCAAATTCTCAGCTTCTTGGTTCAATTCCTGCCAATCTGGGCATGATTGAACACCTCCAAAATCTCAACCTCTCCAACAATTCTATCAATGGGTCTCTGCCTTCTTCTCTCCTCAACTCAACCGAGCTCAATTTCCTTGACTTGTCAAACAACTTGATCTCTGGTGAGCTACCGGAGACCATAGACCTTCAAAACCTCCAATTTCTTAACCTCTCCGACAATGCCTTGGCGGGAAATATACCCAACTATCTCAGCACTCTGACTAATCTGACCTCTGTTTCTTTGAAGAACAACTACTTTTCTGGTACTCTTCCTAGTGGGTTCGAAGCTGTTCAGGTTTTAGATCTGTCCTCGAATCTGCTGAATGGGTCTCTTCCTCCTGACTTCGGTGGTGCTAGTCTACGTTACTTGAATATCTCCTATAACAGGTTTTCTGGGAAAATCCCATCACGTTTTGCCGAGAAAAATTCAGGTAATGCTACTATTGACTTGTCATTCAACAACCTCACTGGAGAAATCCCGAAATCTGTTGTTTTTATGAATCAAGCATCCAAATCGTTTTTTGGGAATCCTGATCTGTGTGGGGAACCAACCAACACTCCGTGTCCAattccttcttctccttcttctccgcCTAATGTCACTGCTCCGACTTCTCGTCCTGCGATCGCTGCGATTCCAAAGACAATAAATCCAACCCCAGAAAACTTGTCACCTGGGTCATCTCAGCAAGGAAGGCAAAACGGGATGAGACCAGCAACGATCATAGGAATTGTGCTCGGAGATATTGCCGGAATTGGAATTCTCGCTTTGATTTTCTTGTACGTGCAccagttgaagaagaagaaaaagaagaagaagaacgcGGAGAGTGCACTCCCAAACGAAGCTAACACAGCGAAGGATGATTGGTCATCATCGTCCTCCGAGTCAAGAGGGTTCACGAGGTGGTCGTGCCTGCGAAAGACTACGGAAGAGGAAGAGGGTTCAGAGGCCAACGGCTCTGATAACGAAGAAGAACACCAAGGTGGTCAGAAGGGTCCAGAGAATCAACGGCAACAAGAGCAGGAGCAGGGCAAAGGAGGGACATTGGTGAGCGTTGATGGCGGTGAGAAACAACTCGAGATTGAGACGCTGCTAAAGGCTTCAGCTTACATATTGGGTGCCACCGGTTCGAGCATTATGTACAAGGCTGTGCTTGAAGACGGTACTGCATTTGCGGTCCGGCGGATTGGTGAGAGCAGCGTCGAGCGGTTCAAAGACTTCGAGAATCAGGTCCGCGTCATAGCCAAGTTGGTGCACCCCAATCTGGTTCGCATTCGTGGCTTCTATTGGGGCGTCGATGAGAAGCTCATCATCTATGACTTTGTTCCAAATGGCAGCCTCGCCAATGCCCGTTACa GGAAAGTGGGCTCCTCGCCGTGCCATCTACCATGGGAATTCAGGCTCAAGATAGCAAAAGGGGTGGCCCGAGGGCTTGCGTATCTCCACGAGAAGAAGCACGTGCATGGAAACTTGAAGCCGAGCAACATCCTCTTGGGCTCCGATATGGAGCCGAGGATAGGGGATTTCGGGCTCGAGAGGCTCGTATCGGGTGACACGAGCTATAAAGCCGGCGTATCGGCTCGAAATTTCGGGAGCAAGAGGTCCACGGCATCACGTGACAGTTTCCAAGATCTAGCATATGGGCCGAGCCCCAGCCCAAGCCCAAGCTCCGTTGGTGTATCACCTTATCATGCACCCGAGTCGCTTAGGAGCCTAAAGCCCAACCAAAAATGGGATGCGTACGCTTTTGGGGTTATATTGCTTGAGCTGCTGACGGGGAAGGTTGTAGTATTGGATGACATGAGCCAGGGAAGTGGGGTTTTGGTTGAAGACAAGAGCCGGGCTTTGAGGATGGCTGACATGGCAATCCGAGCTGAGCTGGAAGGAAAAGAGGAGGCCCT